One Bacillus amyloliquefaciens DSM 7 = ATCC 23350 DNA window includes the following coding sequences:
- a CDS encoding spore germination protein: MSADIQNKRLPGDFESAVRKMQELMCVCGDFKIRRIKLQDRQTAFFYIEQMIEEQKLNEFLLSDSLQNGSLEEAMDAVSSAETDEIRKIIDGILAGQVVFLSDASSKAKLFSVGQNPLRSIMEPESESIVRGAHDGFVESLETNIHQLRFHIQDRHLSVHYMDIGERAKSKVAVIFVENIANPEIVEEVKRRLSYLRIDSVLAPGIIEESIEDNSFSIFPQIVHTERPDKAKASVMEGCVLIMMDGSPSALIAPITFFSFFQSPDDYSTRWISASFLRVLRFFAFMIAITLPAFYIALIAFHFEVIPNDLIITMKNSIVDIPFPPLIEAMIMEITIELIREAGIRLPKPISQTIGIVGGLVIGDAVVQAGLISNMMIIVVAVTAVSSFVLPSYEMSTSIRTLRFPLMFLASSFGFIGIGLGFGLILMNLCKLESLGVPYLSSLTPFHFSDLKDAFIRLPAWFIKRRPFYLRPQDSKQIKHVRGWRKNED; encoded by the coding sequence ATGTCTGCGGATATACAAAACAAACGGCTTCCCGGTGATTTTGAATCGGCTGTACGAAAAATGCAGGAACTGATGTGTGTTTGCGGAGATTTTAAAATACGAAGGATCAAACTGCAGGATCGTCAAACCGCTTTTTTTTATATTGAACAAATGATAGAAGAACAGAAGCTTAATGAGTTTCTGTTAAGCGACAGCTTGCAGAACGGCTCACTTGAGGAAGCGATGGATGCTGTCAGCAGTGCGGAAACGGATGAGATCAGAAAAATTATCGACGGGATTTTGGCCGGCCAGGTTGTTTTTCTCAGCGATGCGTCAAGTAAGGCGAAGCTGTTCTCTGTCGGGCAGAACCCGCTGCGTTCCATTATGGAACCAGAATCTGAAAGCATCGTCCGCGGGGCCCATGACGGGTTTGTGGAAAGTTTGGAAACGAACATTCATCAGCTGCGGTTTCACATACAGGACCGCCACCTCTCCGTTCACTATATGGATATCGGGGAACGGGCCAAATCAAAGGTTGCAGTCATTTTTGTTGAGAATATCGCCAATCCGGAGATTGTGGAGGAAGTGAAGCGGCGCCTGTCGTACCTGCGTATCGACAGTGTGCTTGCGCCCGGAATTATCGAGGAGTCGATAGAAGATAATTCGTTTTCCATATTCCCGCAGATCGTTCATACGGAACGGCCGGATAAAGCAAAAGCAAGCGTGATGGAAGGCTGTGTCCTCATCATGATGGATGGGAGCCCGTCAGCCTTAATTGCGCCGATCACGTTCTTTTCATTTTTTCAATCGCCGGATGACTACAGCACAAGGTGGATTTCCGCCAGTTTTTTGAGGGTGCTGAGATTTTTCGCCTTTATGATCGCGATTACGCTGCCCGCTTTTTATATCGCGCTGATTGCGTTCCATTTTGAAGTCATTCCCAACGATCTGATTATCACCATGAAAAATTCGATTGTAGATATTCCCTTCCCTCCGCTGATAGAAGCCATGATTATGGAGATTACGATCGAACTGATCCGCGAAGCCGGTATCAGGCTCCCGAAACCGATCAGTCAGACGATCGGCATTGTCGGCGGTCTCGTGATCGGTGACGCAGTCGTTCAGGCGGGACTCATTTCGAATATGATGATTATCGTCGTAGCCGTTACGGCTGTTTCCTCTTTTGTGCTTCCTTCATATGAAATGAGCACGTCCATTCGAACGCTCAGATTTCCGCTTATGTTTCTGGCATCATCGTTCGGTTTTATCGGTATCGGGCTCGGCTTCGGGCTTATCCTGATGAACCTGTGCAAGCTTGAATCTCTCGGGGTTCCTTATCTATCATCTCTGACGCCGTTTCATTTCAGTGACTTAAAGGATGCGTTTATCCGGCTTCCGGCTTGGTTCATTAAAAGAAGGCCGTTTTATTTGAGGCCGCAAGACTCAAAGCAGATTAAACATGTTCGGGGGTGGAGAAAAAATGAAGACTAA
- a CDS encoding GerAB/ArcD/ProY family transporter, producing MKTKKISRLQAVFFINQTQISIGILALPHLLMMKSGSSGWISILLTGLLVQLTFSLYMILFHRFPKMNLYEMLEEVFGTFAGKGLQVLYILYFTFLCTLILSVFTRILDIWVLPLTPNWVICLMLILGSVYIAQAPLNAIARFSFILTPFLLLISLPLLYTLGKADVTNIMPIFHGTAKDMLTGVQQTLVSITGFQAALVIGPLINCTVSQRYKIMTISNVCIVLYYLYITLTCFVTISPEEIKIIPEPVLYLLKTVSFRIIERTDLLFLTFWFVTVFSTLANVFYLASTGMAKLFNKKDHSRFVYLLALLVFLPSIWAISTDKTIQQLDQVFRLSDIVFVYLFPAFMTLIVLVRKKGVRHAH from the coding sequence ATGAAGACTAAAAAAATCAGCCGGCTTCAAGCAGTATTTTTCATTAATCAGACGCAGATCAGCATCGGCATTTTGGCGCTGCCCCACTTGCTGATGATGAAATCGGGAAGCAGCGGGTGGATTTCCATTCTGCTCACCGGGCTGCTTGTCCAGCTTACATTCAGTCTGTATATGATATTATTTCACCGGTTTCCGAAGATGAATCTGTACGAAATGCTGGAGGAGGTGTTCGGAACATTCGCCGGCAAAGGGCTGCAAGTGCTGTATATTTTATATTTTACGTTTCTCTGCACGCTCATTCTTTCTGTATTTACACGGATCTTGGATATCTGGGTGCTCCCTCTGACTCCGAATTGGGTCATCTGCTTAATGCTGATACTCGGTTCTGTCTATATCGCCCAAGCCCCGCTGAATGCTATCGCCAGGTTCAGCTTTATCTTAACGCCATTTTTACTGCTGATCTCTCTGCCGCTTTTATACACGCTGGGAAAAGCTGATGTGACAAACATTATGCCGATTTTTCACGGAACCGCCAAAGACATGCTGACCGGGGTGCAGCAGACACTGGTCAGCATTACCGGCTTTCAGGCAGCGCTTGTAATCGGGCCCCTTATCAACTGCACCGTCAGCCAGCGCTACAAAATAATGACGATTTCAAACGTCTGTATTGTCCTTTACTATCTGTACATCACCCTTACTTGCTTTGTCACAATCAGCCCCGAAGAAATAAAGATTATCCCGGAGCCTGTGCTGTATTTGTTAAAAACCGTTTCATTCAGAATTATCGAACGGACGGATCTGCTCTTTTTGACGTTTTGGTTCGTGACAGTCTTTTCAACATTGGCCAACGTGTTTTATTTGGCAAGCACCGGAATGGCCAAGCTGTTCAACAAAAAAGACCACAGCCGGTTTGTTTATCTGCTGGCCCTGCTCGTCTTTCTTCCATCTATTTGGGCCATAAGCACGGATAAAACGATACAGCAGCTGGATCAGGTTTTCCGTCTTTCCGATATTGTCTTTGTGTATTTGTTTCCGGCGTTTATGACATTGATTGTCCTTGTACGCAAAAAGGGTGTCCGCCATGCGCATTAA